GAATAAGGCATCATCGAAGCCATAAGGGTTCCCACACCCGCTTTTGGATCATATTTCTGATAGTAGACAATGATCAGGGCGAAGAAACTCATCATGGGAGAGATAATGTTTGTCACACTGTCACCGATACGGTATACGGCCTGCGACAATTCGGGTGAATAACCCAGCAACATGAAAATAGGAATGAATACCGGCCCCATGATCGCCCATTTTGCCGAGGCGCTCCCCATAAACATATTGATAAAACCGGAGAAAAGGATAAACAGGATCACTAACGGTATCAATCCTATATTTATACTTTGCAGCCATGAGGCACCGTTCACGGCAAGCAACAATCCGAGGTTACTCCACCGGAACCAGGCTACAAACTGGGCTGCGAAAAACACCAGTACCAGGAAAGAGGTTAATCCCTTGAAACTGCTGTTCATCCCCGTAATCACATCCCCATGCTTCTTGAAAGTCCCCACCGTATATCCATAGACGATCCCGCACGTTCCCGCCACTAAGAATAATACAGCAATAAACCCTCTTAGCAGGGGCGTATGAAGAATAGTATTATCGTCACCACGGAAAAAACCGTTATCCGGGATCAACCCTATCAGGAAAATCGCACTCCATACGAGAAATACAACCAATGCACGGATCAATCCTTTCTTCTCGGCAGGGGCTAACTGCCCGACCTCTTCACGCGGCACATCGCCTTTATAAGTCCCTAAGCGCGGTTCAATCCATGCTCTTGACACCCATGTAGCCGTAACGGTGATCACGATGGTGGAAACCGCCATAAAATAGTAATTGGCTGTGGGCATCACATAATAATCGGGGTCGATAATATGTGCCGCCTCCGTTGAAAGCCCGGCCAGCAACGGATCGATGGTACCGATAAAGATATTGGCGCTGAAACCGCCGCTCACACCGGCAAAAGCGGCCGAGATACCGGCAATAGGATGCCTGCCCAATGCGTGAAAAATTACCCCTCCCAACGGAATAATCAGCAGATAACCGATATCGGATGCCACATTGGAAAGGATAGCGGTGAATACGACCATAAATGTGATCATTTTAGGAGGCGCTTTTATCAACAGGGCGTTGATCGCGGCTTTTATCAGTCCGCTGCTCTCGGCAATCCCGATCCCCAGCATCGCCACCATCACGATCCCCAACGGTGCAAAGCCGGTATAACTATCCACCATTTCAAGCAGGATACGGTGAATACCATCACGGGAGAGTAGGTTCACTATTTCCACCTGTTCTCCTGTAGCAGGATGAATACCATGCCAGTGGAAATAACTGCCAATTGCTGACAAAACTAATGTGATCACACCAAATATACCGAAAAGGGCGGCGGGATGGGGCAAAGCATTCCCTGCCTTTTCGACAAAAGCAAAAAATCGGCCACCTGCATTGCGGGAAGGTCTAAGTTGCATATTATAATCAGGTTATTTAACAAATCCGCAGAGTCTCCGGTAGGACCGGAGCGGATTGTTTTCAGCACTTTTTACATTTCTATGAGGCAAAGATAATTAAAAAAGTGGAATTTCAAAATTGAAATCTACACATATCTACCCCCGAAAGAAGTTCACACCGAGGTGAATGGGTGGATGGGTATAAATTCCACTACCGCGAAAATAACGACGGCGATAAAACAAATAATTATAATCGTATGAAATTTTATAACCGAGAGCTGGAACTGGAACTATCGAAACAACTTGTCTTACGTTGGACGATATGTAATCATTTTTTCCTAAAATCTCTCGGTTTAGCATCCTTATCAGAAAATTTTTTACCGGAGAACGGCTTATCGGATTTAAAAGATTTAGCTCCTGGTTTGTCAGAGCGACCCCCTCGTCCCTCTTCGCGAGAGAAACGTTCCCGGGATTTAAAGGGTTTGTCTCCCGGATCGCCGGAACGGACTTCACGCCGGCCCTCTCCACGAGGTGCGGAACGCTCGCGTGACTTAAAAGGTGTATCCGATCTGAATGGTTTGTCAGGATTGGAGGACGACCTGCGTGGTTTAAATGGTCTATCGGATTTGAAAGGCTTGTCCCGGTTACGATCATCATCACTTCTTTTAGGGCGGTATTCATCCCGTGATTTCTCTTCTCCGGTCTCATTAGCACGTTGGGATCGACGATAACCCTCTCTGGAATTCCTTTCAGAGTGCGCATCATAGCCGTCCGAGCGGCCCCTGCTGCGGGGTGCTCCCTTTACCGGGCGATCATCACGCTTGCCGGAAAAGATCTCGTACTCGCGCATCTCGCATTCCAGCGCACCGTTATAAAGGAAGTAGCGTGTGGAATGCTTGAGACCGATCGCATCGAATGATTCTTTCCTATAACTTAACACATAAGCCCGGTATCCCGGAAAGACATGCTTTAACCGCTCGCCGATCATCGAATAGAGTTCGTCCAGATCCTCTACCTTAAGACGTTCCCCGTAAGGAGGATTGGTCATCAGAATACCTTCGGGTGCAGGCGCTTCAGCGAATTGCCGGAACGGTTTTACTTCCAGATCAATATATTTTTTCAGCCCCGCATTCTTTACATTCTTCTCAGCAATAGCAATGGCTTTGGGAGAAATATCGAACCCCATAATCCGGTGATTGAATTCCCGTGCCCCCGAATCATCATTATAGATAGTGCTGAAAAGTTCACTGTCGAAATCTTTCCATTTTTCGAAAGCGAAATGGGGCCGGTGAATACCAGGAGGGATACCCAGCGCAATCATGGCAGCTTCGATCAGCAACGTTCCGGAACCACACATGGGATCGATAAAGTCACACTCCCCTCTCCAGCCCGATTTCAGGATCATGCCGGCCGCCAGTACCTCGTTCAGCGGAGCGTCTCCCTGTGCTACCCGGTAACCCCGCTTATGGAGCGACTCCCCCGAACTATCAAGCGAGAGGGTACATTTGTTATGTGCCACATGGATATGCAACACGATATCGGGATTAGACACGCTTACCGAAGGACGTTTTTCATACTTCTCATTGAACCAGTCGGCAATAGCATCCTTTACCCTGTATGCCACAAATTTGGAATGAGTGAAAATATGTGAGAAGACTACGGCATCGATGGAGAACGTAGTATCCAACGAGAGGTAATCATCCCAGTTGAATTGTTTCACCGCTTCATATACCTCATCGGCACTCTCCGCTTTAAAGGTATAAAAAGGTTTCAGAATCCGCAGCGCCGTACGGCAATGCACATTCACCTTATACATCAGCGCCTTGTCGCCCGTGAACGACACCATCCGGGTACCCAACTCCACATTGTCCGCACCCAGTGCGATCAGCTCTTCCGCCAGCACATCTTCCAACTCCGCCAGTGTTTTGGCGATCATCGGAAAATGTTCATTATGACCGGCCGTATCTTCACTGTGAGAAAGCTCCGACCGGGTAGCTTTCGGTTCATTCACTTTACGAAAGCCTTCGTTTTCAATCATCCGTTCTCTTTTTAATATGGGTACAAAGATAACATCCGTAAAACGATTTTACCTCATCACCGTTGAATAAAATCGATATTTATTGATAGGAAGGAATATATATGATTTCCGGACAGGATGGACGATGGGGGTTGAATATCCCTAAATAATGGGATTTTTTCTACTTCAAAATCATATGTTTTTGGGATTGTCTCCTTTTATCTTTTCCTATTCCTTTGTAGATTGAAGGAGGGAGCAAGGTCATTTATTACCGGTATACTCCCCGTAATGTATACAAATTTTAAAAGTCATACGCATATGGATACACAATCATTAATCGCTATAAAGACGTTATTTTTCTTTCTCGGTTTTCTCTTTATTGTTAATTTAAGTGTTTTTGCACAACAAAACAGCACTTTTAAAGGCAAAGTTTATGATAATAACAACCGGATATTGGTTGGCGCTACTGTTTTTATCGAGCAGTTAGGCATAGGTGATGATACCGACTGGGACGGGAACTTCGAAATAGACCGTGTACCTGCCGGACAATATAAAGTGGTGGTGAGTTATGTGGGATTCGAGTCGATTGAACGGGAAATAGAATTTCAGGAAGGAATGACGAAAGAGATCAATTTCCGGTTACAGCCCGATAGAAATATATTATCGGAAATAGAAGTATTCGGGGCACGTCGCGAAAGACCTGAAAAAATGGATGCGCTTACCCGTATCCCGCTTCGGCTGGATGAACAGGTACAAAGTATTTCGGTAATCTCCCACAAAATGATTGCCGAACAAGGTGCACTCACATTGAACGATGCGGTACGCAATGCGCCCGGCCTGACAACATTCGCCACTTACGGAAATACATCCGAAAGTCTGACATCAAGAGGTTACCGTGGTATTCCGGTGGTAAAGAACGGCGTAAGAATTCACTCCGATTTCAGGGGACAAGGCTTTCTAACCGACTGGAAATGGATTACCTGCACGATTCCCGTACTCCCGACCAGGGAACTGTGAACCTGAGCGCCGACAGCGTGAATAATATTTACGAAATGCCTCATGACAAATTCCTCGGGTTTTCTACCGATCGCCAGATAAGCAATGCCTTATCGTATATGGCGCATGTCACCCGTGATCTCGGAGACGGATACAGCGTAAGAGTGGCTTATGCCGGATCCGATCTGGATATAAAATCCGTCAGGGCACATGTATCCCAATTGGGAAATGCAACTTCCACCGGAAATTATAATTTGCGTTCAAGAAGGTATAGCGGCAGCCAGAGAAACGATAAAAACGGGGTTCTTCAGATTGATTTTATGGGAAAAGATATTCAGACGGGTTCGATCAAACATACCTTCAATGTCGGATTTGATTATCGATGGTTTAATGCGAAAACCATTGGTACTAATTCCATGCTAGTGGATACTATTGATGTGCTGGCCGGGATCCCTAACACAGCTCCTTCGGTGACATTAACCGACGGGACACCGACTACGACACGGGAATATGCTTACGGATTACTATTCCAGGAAGTAATTACGTTCAACCAATATCTGAAAGCTTCGCTCGGATTGCGTTACAGCCAGGTAAGCGGGATCAGCGACAATACCATTTCCTCAACCGGCGGAGACGTATGGGACCCGCTTTTCGGCGTGATCATCACACCGTTTAAAGACTTTAATATTTTCGCGTCTTATACGACGACCACTTCTTTGCGGGGAGCAGCGAATCTACTGCTGGAGGATAGACAAACACCGGTAGGTCCTGCACGTGAAAAGCAGTTCGAAGCCGGTTTTAAAAGCGAATGGTTCGGTAATAGGCTACGTTTCAATGCAACCTGGTTCCTGATCCGTAACAACAATCTTACATACGAGGCATTAGACGAAAGCGGTAACGGAACCGGGTATTATATCAAAGCCGGCAACCTTACAAGAGAGGGCATTGAATTGGACTTAACCGGGAGGTTACTTGAAAATATGGACGTTGTGTTCGGATACTCATATCTGGATGCTGCTTATCGTGATAGTCCCTATTACCACGAAGGTTCTTCGCCAATGAATGCAACCAGGCATACCGCTAATGGTTGGCTGAACTATTCGATCCTCTCGGGAGGCTTACGGAACCTGTCATTCGGGGTAGGTGTATATTATGTGGGTGAGCGTCCGCTCGCGGAATATACCTATACAGTCGTACCCGGACATGACGTACAGCCCAATACCCCTCCGTTTATGGCCGATCCTTATACTACTGTCAATGCTCATGTAAGTTACCGGTATAAAAACTATCACATAAGAGCATTCTTTAACAATATCTTCGACTCGACCGGTTATACGGCATATTATCGTGGTGGTTATTTGAATCCGACAGATCCGAGAAACTTTGCCGTCGCGTTAAATTATATATTTTAGCTTCTTCCTCTATACCTTTCGAAGTAACACCAACAAAAGTTCTCTCTTCTTTTGGAAGAGAGAAATTTTTCGTTGTAACCAGATGGATATCTGCATGACAAGACACTTTTCCTTACCCAAAACAATATTGATATTCACCTTTGTTCTATAATTTCACCTTGGTCTTTGCCGGCTTACTTTCATTATGAAAAGCATCCAATGCGGTTACTACATAAGTGTAGCGGCTTTCACCACCCTCATAAGGCAATACGAAGAAATTGTCAGGCGTGATTTTTACAATATTCTCTGCCCGGTTGATATCCACTTTTTCTCCCCGACGGAAGCGATAAACAACAAACCGTTGTGCCGATTCAGGGTTCGACAGCTCCTTTTTATATTCCCATGTGAGAAAATGCATATCTTCGGTATACACATCCGTCAGTTTCTTCACGGCTGCGGGACGTCCCTTGTACAAATGTGTATAAGCCGGAATCAATGTCCTGGAACGATGAAGATCGGTTCTCATCGCATCAGCCACTCCTGCAAAATTGTCAAGTATCTGGTATCCGTACCAGTAACAATTACCATGGACAAAAGACATTTCGCGTGACTGGCGGATCTTTACGTTCAGCTCGTTCTTATCAATGCTTCGTTTCAGGTCTTGCCCGATATAAAGGTGCTGTTCAAAATTATTGGCATTCCACCAATGCAGCAAGGTGGTATAATCGGCAGCGCTATGACCGATCTCCCAGTAGAGCTGAGGCAGGTTATAATCGATCCATCCTTTTTCCACCCACAGTTTGATGTCGGCATACAGGTCATCATAATTCTGCAAACCGTTGGTATCGCTCCCGTTCGGATCACTCCTTTTGTTTCGGTAAATCCCGAAGGGGCTGATGCCGAAACGCACCCACGGTTTGGTGCCGGCAATGGTCAGTTTGATCTGCTGGATGAGCAGGTTCACGTTATTACGGCGCCAGTCGCCGCGCTGCGAGGGAGAGAACCCCTGCGAAGCGGCGTACATACTGAAACTGTTGTCGTCGGGAAAAGATGTGCCCGCTATGGGATAAGGATAAAAGTAGTCGTCCATATGGATGGCATCCACATCATAGCGTGTAACGATATCGCGCACCACTTCACATATAAATCCCCGGTTCTCAGGCAGTCCCGGATCAAAAAACAATTGGGTTCCGTACTGAACAAACCGTTCCGGATGCTTCCAATAGATATGGCCTTTTGCAAGGGTATTGTTAATATTGGTCTTTACCCGGTAGGGATTCAACCAAGCGTGAAGCTCCATTCCCCGTTTATGGCACTCTTCGATGATAAAAGCCAGGGGATCGAAGGCGGGATCGTCGGGTGCTTTCCCCTGCTCACCGGTCAGAAACCTGCTCCACGGCTCCAGTTCCGACCGGTAGAAAGCATCGGCTTCGGGACGGATCTGAAAAATCACCGCATTGACACCGGCTTCATCGAATTTCCGTACCATATCGGAAATATAATGCTTCATGGCTGCACTGTTCATTTGGCTGTAACGCGATTGACCCACAGTCTGTACCCATGCGCCGCGAAATTCACGTTTGGGAGCTGCGTCGGGAGTACGCGTCAGGGATTGCTTGGTAGTACCGCAAGCGGTGATCAGCACTACAATAAGCAAAAGAAAACTAAATCTAATAAAGTGAATCATCTTATTAATTACCAATTACTAATTTCCAATTTATTTTGAATTGCAAATCGACGGAGTCAAATCTGAAATCTTGAATCTTGAATTTTGAATCTGAAATCTGAAATCCTAAGGAATAAAAATATGGTCTTCCGTCTCCAGCAACTGATCCGCCAGGTGCTGTTTGGGATAGACTACAATACGGTTGTGATGCGGGAAGCGATTCTCCAACCGTGTAGGCAGACTCTCTAAAACCGGGATATGAGAAATATACCCTACATGGGCGGAAACCAGAATAATCAGATCATCTTTTTTGATCAGATCTCCACAGGACAACGGATTACTCCAATCCACAAACGGTTGAAAAATAAAGTTTCCCGATTTCTTCTGTCCGGAAATAATCTTCTGGGTTTCAGGGTGTCCCAGATGCAACACGGGGATCGACAACTCGGAGGATAGCTTCGACACCTTACTTACCCACAATCCGAAACCATCTTCTTTTTCAGCCAGTGGCGGCGAGACAACGACAATCCGTTTATTCAAAATAAGGTTTCGCTCCACATGGCAGACAAACAGGTTCTTATCCATATTCTTGATAATCAGGTCGACCTTCTCTCCCAGCAGTTTATCCCATAACCCGGCCTTGCCCGGCCATCCCAGGATAACAATGTCCGACATCGTCTCACGTGCCGTCCTCACAATACCATCCGCCGGATTGTGGTCGATAGTAGTGATAATATCTATGTTCACTTCTGCTGCTGTAGCTCTCGAGACAAATCCCTGTAACTGTTTCCTGAAGCTCACTATATTCTTTTCCGCCTCCTGGTTATTAGGCACTACCCCCAGGAGGGAGACGGGATTCACCGATTTTTTATCTTTCAGCAACAATGCCAGTTCCACATGCTGACCGATATTGGTAGGGTTAGCGATAGGTACCAGTATTTTCTCCTGGGCAAACACGCCCATGGAAGAGGGGATAAGGGGCTCATTCTCTTCACTGATCGCGATCTTTTTGGCCGCTCTTTGTGTGAAGACCGAGGCTACAATACAAGTGAGCAGGATCAGTATAATAGTACCGTTTAAAATATATTCATCCAGCAGATCCGCTCTGTAGCCCACAAGAATGATGGCCAGCGTAGCCGCCGCATGTGAACTGCTCAGTCCGAAAATAAGGTTTCTCTGGGTATTTGAGTAGCGGAATGTCTTCTGCGTCGCCCACGCCGCCAGCCATTTCCCTACGAGCGCCATCAGGGTGAGCGTTAACGCTACGATAAGGGTACGCGGTCCGTTCAGCACCACGGAGATATCGACCAGCATCCCGACCGAGATCAGGAAAATGGGGATAAATAGCGCATTCCCGAAGAACTCGATCCGGTTCATCAATGCCGAGGAATGAGGGATCAACCTGTTCAGCGCCAATCCCGCGGCAAATGCCCCGATAATGGGCTCAATTCCTCCCAGTTCCACCAGAAAACCGGCAGAAAATACCACGAAAAGTACAAAGATAAAGGTAGAATATTTCTCCGGTGTGGCTCTCTTAAAAAACCATTTGGCAATGCGAGGCACTATCAGGAAGATAATCAATGAGAAGAGCAGTAGCGAGAGCAGCAATTTTATGAGGAAACCGGCATCCAGTCCCCCGTTGCTGTTGGACAAAACCAACGCGAGAATAATCAGCACGGCCGTATCGGTAAGGATGGTACCTCCCACCGTAATCGCAACCGCCTGATTACGGGCAATTCCCATACGGCTCACAATGGGATAAGCCACCAGGGTATGG
This window of the Proteiniphilum saccharofermentans genome carries:
- a CDS encoding THUMP domain-containing protein: MIAKTLAELEDVLAEELIALGADNVELGTRMVSFTGDKALMYKVNVHCRTALRILKPFYTFKAESADEVYEAVKQFNWDDYLSLDTTFSIDAVVFSHIFTHSKFVAYRVKDAIADWFNEKYEKRPSVSVSNPDIVLHIHVAHNKCTLSLDSSGESLHKRGYRVAQGDAPLNEVLAAGMILKSGWRGECDFIDPMCGSGTLLIEAAMIALGIPPGIHRPHFAFEKWKDFDSELFSTIYNDDSGAREFNHRIMGFDISPKAIAIAEKNVKNAGLKKYIDLEVKPFRQFAEAPAPEGILMTNPPYGERLKVEDLDELYSMIGERLKHVFPGYRAYVLSYRKESFDAIGLKHSTRYFLYNGALECEMREYEIFSGKRDDRPVKGAPRSRGRSDGYDAHSERNSREGYRRSQRANETGEEKSRDEYRPKRSDDDRNRDKPFKSDRPFKPRRSSSNPDKPFRSDTPFKSRERSAPRGEGRREVRSGDPGDKPFKSRERFSREEGRGGRSDKPGAKSFKSDKPFSGKKFSDKDAKPRDFRKK
- a CDS encoding cation:proton antiporter → MEAFLSELQHEFTLPFSNPVLIFALLLSIVLLAPILLKRINVPSIIGLIVAGVIIGPHGLNWINNTHAGVEMFSTIGLLYIMFIVGLELDLGEFILHKNRSLAFGFYTFVIPLLVGYPVCHYLLGYSADASFLTASMFSTHTLVAYPIVSRMGIARNQAVAITVGGTILTDTAVLIILALVLSNSNGGLDAGFLIKLLLSLLLFSLIIFLIVPRIAKWFFKRATPEKYSTFIFVLFVVFSAGFLVELGGIEPIIGAFAAGLALNRLIPHSSALMNRIEFFGNALFIPIFLISVGMLVDISVVLNGPRTLIVALTLTLMALVGKWLAAWATQKTFRYSNTQRNLIFGLSSSHAAATLAIILVGYRADLLDEYILNGTIILILLTCIVASVFTQRAAKKIAISEENEPLIPSSMGVFAQEKILVPIANPTNIGQHVELALLLKDKKSVNPVSLLGVVPNNQEAEKNIVSFRKQLQGFVSRATAAEVNIDIITTIDHNPADGIVRTARETMSDIVILGWPGKAGLWDKLLGEKVDLIIKNMDKNLFVCHVERNLILNKRIVVVSPPLAEKEDGFGLWVSKVSKLSSELSIPVLHLGHPETQKIISGQKKSGNFIFQPFVDWSNPLSCGDLIKKDDLIILVSAHVGYISHIPVLESLPTRLENRFPHHNRIVVYPKQHLADQLLETEDHIFIP
- a CDS encoding TonB-dependent siderophore receptor, whose translation is MDYLHDSRTPDQGTVNLSADSVNNIYEMPHDKFLGFSTDRQISNALSYMAHVTRDLGDGYSVRVAYAGSDLDIKSVRAHVSQLGNATSTGNYNLRSRRYSGSQRNDKNGVLQIDFMGKDIQTGSIKHTFNVGFDYRWFNAKTIGTNSMLVDTIDVLAGIPNTAPSVTLTDGTPTTTREYAYGLLFQEVITFNQYLKASLGLRYSQVSGISDNTISSTGGDVWDPLFGVIITPFKDFNIFASYTTTTSLRGAANLLLEDRQTPVGPAREKQFEAGFKSEWFGNRLRFNATWFLIRNNNLTYEALDESGNGTGYYIKAGNLTREGIELDLTGRLLENMDVVFGYSYLDAAYRDSPYYHEGSSPMNATRHTANGWLNYSILSGGLRNLSFGVGVYYVGERPLAEYTYTVVPGHDVQPNTPPFMADPYTTVNAHVSYRYKNYHIRAFFNNIFDSTGYTAYYRGGYLNPTDPRNFAVALNYIF
- a CDS encoding glycoside hydrolase family 10 protein, with amino-acid sequence MIHFIRFSFLLLIVVLITACGTTKQSLTRTPDAAPKREFRGAWVQTVGQSRYSQMNSAAMKHYISDMVRKFDEAGVNAVIFQIRPEADAFYRSELEPWSRFLTGEQGKAPDDPAFDPLAFIIEECHKRGMELHAWLNPYRVKTNINNTLAKGHIYWKHPERFVQYGTQLFFDPGLPENRGFICEVVRDIVTRYDVDAIHMDDYFYPYPIAGTSFPDDNSFSMYAASQGFSPSQRGDWRRNNVNLLIQQIKLTIAGTKPWVRFGISPFGIYRNKRSDPNGSDTNGLQNYDDLYADIKLWVEKGWIDYNLPQLYWEIGHSAADYTTLLHWWNANNFEQHLYIGQDLKRSIDKNELNVKIRQSREMSFVHGNCYWYGYQILDNFAGVADAMRTDLHRSRTLIPAYTHLYKGRPAAVKKLTDVYTEDMHFLTWEYKKELSNPESAQRFVVYRFRRGEKVDINRAENIVKITPDNFFVLPYEGGESRYTYVVTALDAFHNESKPAKTKVKL
- a CDS encoding AbgT family transporter, producing the protein MQLRPSRNAGGRFFAFVEKAGNALPHPAALFGIFGVITLVLSAIGSYFHWHGIHPATGEQVEIVNLLSRDGIHRILLEMVDSYTGFAPLGIVMVAMLGIGIAESSGLIKAAINALLIKAPPKMITFMVVFTAILSNVASDIGYLLIIPLGGVIFHALGRHPIAGISAAFAGVSGGFSANIFIGTIDPLLAGLSTEAAHIIDPDYYVMPTANYYFMAVSTIVITVTATWVSRAWIEPRLGTYKGDVPREEVGQLAPAEKKGLIRALVVFLVWSAIFLIGLIPDNGFFRGDDNTILHTPLLRGFIAVLFLVAGTCGIVYGYTVGTFKKHGDVITGMNSSFKGLTSFLVLVFFAAQFVAWFRWSNLGLLLAVNGASWLQSINIGLIPLVILFILFSGFINMFMGSASAKWAIMGPVFIPIFMLLGYSPELSQAVYRIGDSVTNIISPMMSFFALIIVYYQKYDPKAGVGTLMASMMPYSIAFFIVWTLMMIVWILFGIPLGPEAPLYYTPD
- a CDS encoding carboxypeptidase-like regulatory domain-containing protein produces the protein MDTQSLIAIKTLFFFLGFLFIVNLSVFAQQNSTFKGKVYDNNNRILVGATVFIEQLGIGDDTDWDGNFEIDRVPAGQYKVVVSYVGFESIEREIEFQEGMTKEINFRLQPDRNILSEIEVFGARRERPEKMDALTRIPLRLDEQVQSISVISHKMIAEQGALTLNDAVRNAPGLTTFATYGNTSESLTSRGYRGIPVVKNGVRIHSDFRGQGFLTDWKWITCTIPVLPTREL